One segment of Camelus ferus isolate YT-003-E chromosome 26, BCGSAC_Cfer_1.0, whole genome shotgun sequence DNA contains the following:
- the NEIL3 gene encoding endonuclease 8-like 3 isoform X3, producing the protein MYFGPKALRIHFGMKGFLVINPLESKSKNGVSPVFEVQLTTDLICFFDSSVEIRSSTESQQRIRMMEELDVCSPKFSFSRAESEVKKQKGRMLCDVLMDQKVLPGVGNIIKNEALFDSGLHPAVKVCQLTDEQTHHFVRMIRDFSILFYRCCKAGSAISKHYKVYKRPNCAQCYSRITVCRLGENNRMTYFCPHCQKEDPQHVDIRTLPFRNTTVSWTFSRGDPLMDCVARKSEEQWTCEVCTLINKPSSEACDACLASRPADSVLKNEENPTALNYLVKYPCNRFGKPSTEVKINRRTAFGTTTLVLTDFSSMSRALGREESQNQTPAGEFPESPPAVCFSDTPPPSKERTNHKTQLSNKVNLSPMVCSRSQLFSPANKKLKTTQSSSPDHKRCNPGFSISELQVHVTDGPSTSNAGQPRCRGHGRPCILRVVRKDGENKGRHFYACPLPREAQCGFFEWADLSFPFCNHGKRCIMRTVLKIGPNNGRNFFVCSLGKEKQCNFFQWAENGPGINIIPGC; encoded by the exons GATTCATTTTGGAATGAAAGGCTTCCTTGTGATTAACCCACTTGAATCTAAAAGTAAAAATGGAGTTTCTCCTGTTTTCGAAGTGCAGCTCACCACAGATCTGATTTGTTTCTTTGACTCATCGGTAGAAATCag AAGCTCAACAGAAAGCCAACAGAGGATAAGAATGATGGAAGAATTAGATGTATGCTCACCTAAATTTAGTTTCTCAAGAGCAGAAAGTGaagttaaaaagcagaaaggacGGATGCTCTGTGATGTGTTAATGGATCAGAAAGTGTTGCCCGGGGTAGGAAACATCATCAAAAATGAAGCTCTCTTTGACAGTGGTCTCCACCCAGCTGTTAAG gtTTGTCAGTTAACAGATGAACAGACCCATCACTTTGTGAGAATGATTCGTGATTTCAGCATTCTTTTTTACAGG tgctgTAAAGCTGGATCTGCTATCTCCAAACACTATAAGGTTTACAAGCGTCCTAATTGTGCTCAGTGCTACAGTAGAATAACTGTGTGTCGCTTAGGGGAGAATAACAGAATGACATATTTCTGTCCTCACTGTCAGAAAGAAGATCCTCAACACGTTGACATACG CACACTGCCATTTAGAAACACTACAGTCAGTTGGACATTTAGCAGGGGGGATCCCCTCATGGACTGTGTGGCTCGGAAGTCTGAAGAACAATGGACGTGTGAGGTCTGTACACTAATAAATAAGCCGTCTTCTGAGGCATGTGATGCTTGCCTGGCTTCGAGGCCTGCTG ATTCAGTACTCAAGAATGAAGAGAATCCTACGGCCTTGAACTACTTAGTCAAATACCCTTGTAATCGTTTTGGAAAACCGAGTACAGAAGTGAAGATCAACAGGAGAACTGCATTTGGAACCACAACCCTTGTCTTGACTGATTTCAGCAGTATGTCCAGAGCtttgggaagagaagaaagccaaAACCAGACACCAGCTGGGGAATTTCCAGAATCTCCTCCTGCCGTTTGTTTCAGTGACACACCGCCCCCCTCCAAGGAGAGAACGAACCATAAAACTCAACTGTCTAACAAAGTCAACCTGTCACCGATGGTCTGCTCTCGGTCTCAGTTATTTAGTCcagcaaataaaaaattgaaaacaacccaGTCCTCATCACCAGACCACAAAAGGTGCAACCCTGGGTTTTCTATCAG CGAACTTCAAGTTCACGTGACAGATGGTCCAAGTACATCCAATGCTGGCCAACCTCGCTGCCGTGGGCACGGCCGCCCCTGCATCCTCCGAGTGGtgaggaaggatggagaaaacAAGGGCAGGCACTTCTATGCGTGTCCTCTACCTAGAGAAGCGCAGTGTGGATTTTTTGAA TGGGCAGATCTGTCCTTCCCATTCTGCAACCATGGCAAACGCTGCATCATGAGAACAGTGCTGAAGATTGGACCTAACAACGGAAGGAACTTTTTTGTGTGCTCTCTTGGGAAGGAAAAACAGTGCAATTTTTTCCAGTGGGCAGAAAATGGGCCAGGAATCAACATTATTCCAGGATGCTAA
- the NEIL3 gene encoding endonuclease 8-like 3 isoform X2 yields MTQLICFPVILKAAALNGNKDSSQGFLRLFDGLVYSGVETLGKELFMYFGPKALRIHFGMKGFLVINPLESKSKNGVSPVFEVQLTTDLICFFDSSVEIRSSTESQQRIRMMEELDVCSPKFSFSRAESEVKKQKGRMLCDVLMDQKVLPGVGNIIKNEALFDSGLHPAVKVCQLTDEQTHHFVRMIRDFSILFYRCCKAGSAISKHYKVYKRPNCAQCYSRITVCRLGENNRMTYFCPHCQKEDPQHVDIRTLPFRNTTVSWTFSRGDPLMDCVARKSEEQWTCEVCTLINKPSSEACDACLASRPADSVLKNEENPTALNYLVKYPCNRFGKPSTEVKINRRTAFGTTTLVLTDFSSMSRALGREESQNQTPAGEFPESPPAVCFSDTPPPSKERTNHKTQLSNKVNLSPMVCSRSQLFSPANKKLKTTQSSSPDHKRCNPGFSISELQVHVTDGPSTSNAGQPRCRGHGRPCILRVVRKDGENKGRHFYACPLPREAQCGFFEWADLSFPFCNHGKRCIMRTVLKIGPNNGRNFFVCSLGKEKQCNFFQWAENGPGINIIPGC; encoded by the exons GATTCATTTTGGAATGAAAGGCTTCCTTGTGATTAACCCACTTGAATCTAAAAGTAAAAATGGAGTTTCTCCTGTTTTCGAAGTGCAGCTCACCACAGATCTGATTTGTTTCTTTGACTCATCGGTAGAAATCag AAGCTCAACAGAAAGCCAACAGAGGATAAGAATGATGGAAGAATTAGATGTATGCTCACCTAAATTTAGTTTCTCAAGAGCAGAAAGTGaagttaaaaagcagaaaggacGGATGCTCTGTGATGTGTTAATGGATCAGAAAGTGTTGCCCGGGGTAGGAAACATCATCAAAAATGAAGCTCTCTTTGACAGTGGTCTCCACCCAGCTGTTAAG gtTTGTCAGTTAACAGATGAACAGACCCATCACTTTGTGAGAATGATTCGTGATTTCAGCATTCTTTTTTACAGG tgctgTAAAGCTGGATCTGCTATCTCCAAACACTATAAGGTTTACAAGCGTCCTAATTGTGCTCAGTGCTACAGTAGAATAACTGTGTGTCGCTTAGGGGAGAATAACAGAATGACATATTTCTGTCCTCACTGTCAGAAAGAAGATCCTCAACACGTTGACATACG CACACTGCCATTTAGAAACACTACAGTCAGTTGGACATTTAGCAGGGGGGATCCCCTCATGGACTGTGTGGCTCGGAAGTCTGAAGAACAATGGACGTGTGAGGTCTGTACACTAATAAATAAGCCGTCTTCTGAGGCATGTGATGCTTGCCTGGCTTCGAGGCCTGCTG ATTCAGTACTCAAGAATGAAGAGAATCCTACGGCCTTGAACTACTTAGTCAAATACCCTTGTAATCGTTTTGGAAAACCGAGTACAGAAGTGAAGATCAACAGGAGAACTGCATTTGGAACCACAACCCTTGTCTTGACTGATTTCAGCAGTATGTCCAGAGCtttgggaagagaagaaagccaaAACCAGACACCAGCTGGGGAATTTCCAGAATCTCCTCCTGCCGTTTGTTTCAGTGACACACCGCCCCCCTCCAAGGAGAGAACGAACCATAAAACTCAACTGTCTAACAAAGTCAACCTGTCACCGATGGTCTGCTCTCGGTCTCAGTTATTTAGTCcagcaaataaaaaattgaaaacaacccaGTCCTCATCACCAGACCACAAAAGGTGCAACCCTGGGTTTTCTATCAG CGAACTTCAAGTTCACGTGACAGATGGTCCAAGTACATCCAATGCTGGCCAACCTCGCTGCCGTGGGCACGGCCGCCCCTGCATCCTCCGAGTGGtgaggaaggatggagaaaacAAGGGCAGGCACTTCTATGCGTGTCCTCTACCTAGAGAAGCGCAGTGTGGATTTTTTGAA TGGGCAGATCTGTCCTTCCCATTCTGCAACCATGGCAAACGCTGCATCATGAGAACAGTGCTGAAGATTGGACCTAACAACGGAAGGAACTTTTTTGTGTGCTCTCTTGGGAAGGAAAAACAGTGCAATTTTTTCCAGTGGGCAGAAAATGGGCCAGGAATCAACATTATTCCAGGATGCTAA